From the genome of Aerococcus urinaehominis:
AGTTGACCTTACGAGAACATATTGAGTTGACAGGTTTAACCCATGGCCTGGATCCAAAAGAAAGTTTAGTCCAAGCCAAACCTCTTCTAGAACGCTTCCGCTTAGCTGATCGTCTGGATTGGTTGCCCATTCATTTTTCTAAAGGCATGAAGCAAAAAGTTATGATTGTGACAGCCTTTATGTTAGACGTGCCACTTTATGTGATTGATGAGCCTTTTTTAGGCTTGGATCCTTTAGGTATCCGGGATTTTTTGCAGGTTTTAAAGGATAAGCAGGCTAAGGGAGCTAGTATTCTGATGTCTACTCACGTGTTAGCTAGCGCTGAAAAATATTGTGATCGTTTCCTATTCCTGCATGAAGGTCGATTAAAGGCTCAAGGGAGTTTAAGTGATATCCAGGCGAGTTTCCAAATGCCAGAAGCTAGTTTAGAAGATTTATACCTCTATTTAGCTGATCAGGCAGGTGATCAGCATGGATAAAATTTATCAAGAGCGATTCCAATCAGCTAGTAAGCGATTGTTCAAGTATCTACCCTATATATTTAATGACCACTTCGTTATTGTCGTCTTATTCATTATGGGTGCTTTAGCCTTTCAGTATAGTCAGTGGTTAAAAACGCTTACTGTAGGAGAGCCGCTTGCCCAGTTTTTACTGATCGTTTTCTTTTTT
Proteins encoded in this window:
- a CDS encoding ABC transporter ATP-binding protein, encoding MTLVVNHLSGGYLQRPIIHDLSFNLAPGEVVALIGLNGAGKSTTIKHLIGLMQPMQGEILLAGNSLKSNPSQYRQDFTYIPETPILYEELTLREHIELTGLTHGLDPKESLVQAKPLLERFRLADRLDWLPIHFSKGMKQKVMIVTAFMLDVPLYVIDEPFLGLDPLGIRDFLQVLKDKQAKGASILMSTHVLASAEKYCDRFLFLHEGRLKAQGSLSDIQASFQMPEASLEDLYLYLADQAGDQHG